ATTTAAAACAGAACATAAAAAAAACGGAGCATTTCTGCTCCGTTCTTTATATATTTCTAAATAACTTTTTACTCTTAATTACTATTCAATAACCCCTGACACTTTTCTTCTTGCTAATCCTTCCAATGGACTAGCTTCGCTTATATAGTTTTCATTATACATTCTACATTATACATTGTCAATTGCTGTATCGCAGTTAAGCTTCCTCAGACTTTTCCCGTAACTCGTAACACATAACTTTTTTTATTCGTGTTCATCAGTGGAATAATTAGTGTGCATTCGTGGATAAAATCAACTTTTAAACCCGATCGGTATCCCATCCTTCATCTCAAACTCTCTGATCAACTTCGCCGGCATCCCACCAACCAATGTATTCGGCGGTACATCCTTCGTCACTACTGATCCTGCCGCTACTATAGCCCCTTCTCCAATAGTTATCCCGGGTAGTAATATAGCCCCGATCCCGATCCAGGCATTTTTCTTGATCACTACCGGTGCAATAAAAGCTTCCGAGACATTTTTATGATATTCCCACGGTTTACTATGAGTTAGGATGTAATTAGAACCCGAGATACCAACACCGTCTTCAATGATCACAAAGTTAGGATAAGCATCATCTATTGTTACCAAAGGACCCATTTGGACATTTTTGCCGATCT
This Candidatus Cloacimonadota bacterium DNA region includes the following protein-coding sequences:
- a CDS encoding acyltransferase; the encoded protein is MKDYLELKKHKIDNHKIMPFLQSVESAARRHGYKGFLAKTRFLIRRLIDHYLQVCARTAPYNGVRLKLQRMRGVKIGKNVQMGPLVTIDDAYPNFVIIEDGVGISGSNYILTHSKPWEYHKNVSEAFIAPVVIKKNAWIGIGAILLPGITIGEGAIVAAGSVVTKDVPPNTLVGGMPAKLIREFEMKDGIPIGFKS